A region of Sphingomonas sp. DNA encodes the following proteins:
- a CDS encoding DUF2721 domain-containing protein, which produces MTDPVLHDPAVSAIASQIQLAVAPVFLLAGVGAILNVLASRLARVVDRARSINAASSSLDPVEREEAELELRLLARRIKAANLAIICCTASALFVCVVVAVLFLAEPTRAGAARIIATLFIVAMGLLIAGLILFLQEIRLAMMSLRAISNWRQHGQSGHNRDIN; this is translated from the coding sequence ATGACCGATCCCGTCCTGCACGATCCGGCGGTGTCCGCCATCGCCTCGCAGATCCAGCTCGCGGTCGCGCCCGTCTTCCTGCTCGCCGGCGTCGGCGCGATCCTGAACGTGCTGGCCAGCCGCCTCGCCAGGGTCGTCGATCGCGCGCGCAGCATCAATGCCGCTTCCTCCTCGCTCGATCCGGTGGAGCGCGAGGAAGCGGAGCTGGAGCTGCGCCTGCTGGCCCGGCGGATCAAGGCGGCGAATCTGGCGATCATCTGCTGCACGGCCAGCGCCCTGTTCGTCTGCGTCGTCGTCGCCGTCCTGTTCCTGGCCGAGCCGACGCGGGCGGGCGCGGCGCGGATCATCGCCACCCTGTTCATCGTCGCCATGGGGCTGCTGATCGCCGGCCTCATATTGTTCCTCCAGGAGATCCGGCTGGCAATGATGAGCTTGCGCGCGATCTCGAACTGGCGCCAGCACGGGCAATCGGGCCACAATCGGGACATCAATTGA
- a CDS encoding FAD/NAD(P)-binding protein, with protein MSAAHVAVIGAGASGAIQALHLLKAGIGRVTLVERARAPGRGVAYSTVRGEHLLNVHARRMSPFVDDPGHFARWFEARGGDEEGFAPRMAYGEYLAGLVGEAGDPLEIVHGEAVDVTPGETVHLADGRTIAADAVILAPGNFPPATPPGIDPASLGAFWVGDPWAGDMLAGLGGDDTILLVGTGLTAVDVAMTLETAGFGGRIVALSRRGLLPRPHGAHEEHVDAATGLPTGCTALLRHIRARGRELGWRGAVHALRPVTQKLWMAASLAERRRFLRHLRPWWDVHRHRIAPEIGATIAAMQAAGRLTAIAGKIASAKAGDDAAIVVYRPRGSGEVAHLRVARLINCTGPEMDISRSGDPLLTALLAAGRLRLDPLCIGLDVDPACAAIGVDGRVSGRLSVIGPVTRGTFWETVAVPDIRVQADRIAQRLAVA; from the coding sequence ATGAGCGCAGCCCATGTCGCCGTGATCGGCGCCGGCGCCTCGGGCGCGATCCAGGCGCTGCATCTCTTGAAGGCCGGCATCGGCCGCGTCACCCTGGTCGAGCGCGCCCGCGCGCCGGGCCGGGGCGTCGCCTATTCGACGGTGCGGGGCGAACATCTGCTCAACGTCCATGCCCGGCGCATGTCGCCCTTCGTCGACGATCCGGGCCATTTCGCCCGCTGGTTCGAGGCGCGCGGCGGGGATGAGGAGGGCTTTGCGCCGCGCATGGCCTATGGCGAATATCTGGCCGGGCTGGTCGGCGAGGCCGGCGATCCGCTGGAAATCGTGCACGGCGAGGCGGTGGATGTCACGCCCGGCGAAACCGTCCATCTGGCGGACGGCCGGACGATCGCCGCCGACGCTGTCATCCTCGCCCCGGGCAATTTCCCGCCCGCGACCCCACCCGGCATCGATCCCGCCTCCCTCGGGGCGTTCTGGGTCGGCGATCCCTGGGCGGGCGACATGCTCGCCGGGCTCGGCGGCGACGACACGATCCTGCTGGTCGGCACCGGGCTGACGGCGGTCGATGTCGCGATGACGCTGGAAACGGCGGGCTTCGGCGGCCGGATCGTCGCCTTGTCCAGGCGCGGCCTCCTGCCCCGCCCGCACGGGGCGCATGAGGAGCATGTCGACGCCGCGACCGGTCTGCCGACAGGCTGCACCGCCTTGCTTCGCCATATCCGCGCGCGAGGGCGTGAGCTTGGCTGGCGCGGCGCGGTGCATGCGCTGCGCCCGGTCACGCAAAAGCTGTGGATGGCGGCAAGCCTCGCCGAGCGGCGCCGTTTTCTGCGTCACCTTCGCCCCTGGTGGGACGTGCACCGCCACCGGATCGCGCCGGAGATCGGCGCGACGATCGCGGCGATGCAGGCCGCCGGGCGCCTGACCGCGATCGCCGGCAAGATCGCCTCGGCGAAGGCGGGCGACGACGCGGCAATCGTCGTCTATCGCCCGCGCGGGAGCGGGGAGGTGGCGCATCTGCGCGTCGCGCGCCTGATCAACTGCACCGGGCCGGAAATGGACATTTCCCGGTCCGGCGATCCGTTGCTCACCGCGTTGCTCGCTGCGGGCCGGTTGCGGCTCGATCCGCTGTGCATCGGACTCGACGTCGATCCCGCCTGCGCGGCGATCGGTGTGGACGGGCGCGTGTCGGGCCGTCTCTCAGTGATCGGCCCGGTGACGCGCGGAACATTCTGGGAAACCGTCGCCGTGCCGGACATCCGCGTTCAGGCGGACCGCATCGCGCAGCGGCTGGCGGTCGCCTAG
- a CDS encoding YggT family protein, translating to MVMALFGVADLLLRVLMYIIIAQAILSWLVAFNVINTYNDFVRSFLGALDRITEPLYRPVRKILPDFGGLDFSPIVVLLLIYVLRILLAGVEADMMLAG from the coding sequence ATGGTAATGGCCCTGTTCGGCGTCGCGGACCTGCTGCTGCGCGTGCTGATGTATATCATAATCGCCCAGGCGATCCTGTCCTGGCTCGTCGCGTTCAACGTGATCAACACCTATAACGACTTCGTGCGTTCCTTCCTGGGCGCGCTCGACCGGATCACCGAGCCGCTCTACCGGCCGGTCCGCAAGATCCTGCCCGATTTCGGCGGGCTCGATTTCTCGCCTATTGTCGTGCTGCTGCTGATCTATGTGCTGCGCATCCTCCTCGCCGGGGTGGAGGCCGACATGATGCTGGCGGGCTGA
- a CDS encoding class I SAM-dependent methyltransferase has product MERIVYDRMAELDERHWWYRARRDILADLIGRGIALPDPARILEIGCGTGHNLAMLGRFGRVDAIEIDGAARDIASRRLGRTVMNAPLPQLTGVDDSAYDLIAILDVLEHVEADEAALTGMAAKLKSGGHILITVPAHPWMWSAHDVVNHHKRRYTKASLRDVIARAGLTIELMSYFNSLLFPLAAAARVAGRLTGKEDSDDKLPPRPVNALFEKLFGLERYVLGRLPFPPGVSLVAIVSRR; this is encoded by the coding sequence ATGGAACGTATCGTCTATGACCGGATGGCCGAGCTGGACGAGCGGCACTGGTGGTATCGCGCCCGGCGCGACATCCTGGCCGATCTGATCGGGCGCGGGATCGCGCTTCCGGACCCGGCGCGCATCCTGGAGATCGGCTGCGGCACCGGGCACAATCTGGCGATGCTCGGTCGCTTCGGGAGGGTCGATGCGATCGAGATCGACGGCGCGGCGCGCGACATTGCCAGCCGACGGCTCGGTCGGACGGTGATGAACGCGCCCTTGCCGCAGCTGACCGGCGTCGATGACAGCGCCTACGACCTGATCGCGATCCTCGACGTGCTGGAGCATGTCGAGGCGGACGAGGCGGCGCTGACCGGCATGGCGGCGAAGCTGAAATCGGGCGGGCATATCCTGATCACCGTACCGGCCCATCCCTGGATGTGGAGCGCACACGACGTGGTGAACCACCACAAGCGTCGCTACACCAAGGCGAGCCTGCGCGACGTGATCGCGCGCGCCGGCCTGACGATCGAGCTGATGAGCTATTTCAACAGCCTGCTCTTCCCGCTCGCCGCCGCCGCGCGCGTCGCGGGACGCCTGACCGGCAAGGAGGACAGCGACGACAAGCTGCCGCCGCGCCCGGTCAATGCGCTGTTCGAGAAACTGTTCGGCCTGGAGCGCTATGTCCTCGGCCGCCTGCCTTTTCCGCCGGGGGTCTCGCTGGTCGCGATCGTCTCGCGGCGCTGA
- a CDS encoding AcrB/AcrD/AcrF family protein — protein sequence MALDALNRLEKHWRWWLLLFWLAVAGYFVVSRWASIQGFALSDTDDNLRMMQVRGLIEGQGWYDLRQYRLAPPAGADIHWSRLVDLPIAGLKLAFAPLFGGRAAELIAVAVAPMLPMLVALAALGVVARRLVAPWAFLVAAGLLICAGSARGMWVPLRIDHHGWQLAMLALALMALTDPKRARGGAILGAATAASLTIGLEMLLYLALAGGATGLRWVWDGAEARRLAAYGVTLAGGCALGFLLFASEANRAPVCDALSPVWLSTMSAAGALAVLLAMLNPGSRIARLGVAALGGIALAAAFAFFWPQCLGRLERTPPELDELWLNRVREAMPVYRHGAQTAALILTPVIAGLAGYALMLWRHRGDAVRLIPWAALAAPALLAAALLMWQTRAGPAAQLLSIPGATALAWALLAWLHGQKSILVRVAGIVAAFLVISGLATGALTEFFPREVTDYRRSVNLANARCPTLAALAPVGRQPRGIVLTFVDLGPRLIAVTHHDALAGPYHRNSRAIIDVMRAWRGDDANARATIERYRVDYVLICPNLSESTVYRAEAPAGFYARLARGEAPGWLIPVPLPENSPYKMWRVTN from the coding sequence TTGGCTTTGGATGCGCTGAACCGGCTGGAGAAGCACTGGCGCTGGTGGCTGCTGCTCTTCTGGTTGGCCGTGGCCGGCTATTTCGTCGTATCGCGCTGGGCATCGATCCAGGGCTTCGCGCTCAGCGACACGGACGACAATCTGCGCATGATGCAGGTGCGGGGCCTCATCGAAGGGCAGGGCTGGTACGATCTGCGCCAATATCGGCTGGCCCCGCCCGCCGGCGCGGATATTCACTGGTCGCGCCTCGTCGACCTGCCGATCGCGGGGTTGAAGCTCGCCTTCGCGCCGCTGTTTGGCGGACGGGCTGCGGAACTGATCGCCGTCGCGGTCGCGCCGATGCTGCCGATGCTGGTCGCGCTGGCGGCGCTCGGCGTGGTGGCGCGGCGCCTGGTCGCGCCCTGGGCCTTCCTGGTCGCGGCGGGTCTGCTGATCTGCGCCGGCTCGGCGCGCGGCATGTGGGTGCCGCTCCGGATCGATCATCATGGCTGGCAGCTCGCCATGCTGGCGCTGGCGCTGATGGCGCTGACCGATCCGAAGCGCGCGCGCGGCGGCGCGATCCTCGGCGCGGCGACCGCCGCATCGCTGACGATCGGGTTGGAAATGCTACTCTATCTCGCGCTCGCTGGCGGCGCGACCGGGCTGCGCTGGGTGTGGGACGGTGCCGAGGCGCGGCGGCTGGCCGCTTATGGCGTGACGCTGGCGGGCGGCTGCGCGCTCGGTTTCCTCCTCTTCGCCTCGGAGGCGAACCGCGCGCCGGTCTGCGACGCGCTCTCACCGGTCTGGCTGTCGACGATGAGCGCGGCCGGCGCGCTGGCGGTCCTGCTCGCCATGCTCAACCCCGGCTCGCGGATCGCGCGACTGGGCGTGGCGGCGCTGGGCGGCATCGCGCTCGCCGCCGCCTTCGCGTTCTTCTGGCCGCAATGCCTCGGCCGGCTCGAGCGCACGCCGCCGGAGCTGGACGAATTGTGGCTCAACCGGGTGCGCGAGGCGATGCCGGTCTATCGTCACGGCGCGCAGACCGCGGCGCTCATCTTGACCCCGGTGATCGCCGGCCTCGCCGGCTATGCGCTGATGCTCTGGCGGCACCGCGGCGATGCGGTGCGGCTCATCCCCTGGGCAGCGCTGGCCGCGCCAGCCCTGCTCGCCGCCGCTTTGCTGATGTGGCAGACCCGCGCCGGCCCGGCGGCGCAGCTCCTCTCCATCCCGGGCGCGACGGCCTTGGCCTGGGCATTGCTCGCCTGGCTGCACGGGCAGAAATCGATCCTCGTGCGCGTGGCCGGCATCGTCGCCGCGTTCTTAGTCATTTCGGGCCTTGCCACCGGCGCGCTGACCGAATTCTTCCCGCGCGAGGTCACGGACTATCGCCGCAGCGTGAACCTCGCCAATGCGCGCTGCCCGACGCTCGCGGCGCTGGCGCCGGTGGGGCGCCAACCCAGAGGCATCGTCCTCACCTTCGTCGATCTCGGCCCCCGGCTCATCGCCGTCACCCACCACGACGCGCTCGCCGGCCCCTATCACCGCAATTCCCGGGCGATCATCGATGTGATGCGCGCCTGGCGCGGCGACGATGCCAATGCCCGCGCGACGATCGAGCGCTACCGCGTCGATTATGTCCTGATCTGTCCCAATCTGTCCGAATCGACGGTCTATCGCGCCGAAGCGCCGGCGGGCTTCTACGCCCGGCTGGCGCGCGGAGAGGCGCCGGGCTGGCTCATTCCCGTGCCGTTACCCGAAAACTCGCCCTACAAAATGTGGCGCGTCACAAACTGA
- the folD gene encoding bifunctional methylenetetrahydrofolate dehydrogenase/methenyltetrahydrofolate cyclohydrolase FolD, whose translation MTAATIDGKAFAAGLRARVGIAAAAFAARAGRPAGLAVVLVGEDPASQVYVRSKGKATLAANMASFEHRLPAETGQDDLLALVARLNADDAVDGILVQLPLPAQIDEKAVLDAIDPAKDVDGFHVLNAGRLAVGEEALVPCTPLGCLMLLKDRLGDLSGLEAVVIGRSNIVGKPMAQLLLGESCTVTIAHSRTRDLPGVVRRADIVVAAVGRPEMVTGDWLKSGATVIDVGINRIDAGEGRTRLIGDVDFASAAEVAGAITPVPGGVGPMTIAVLLRNTLVAAHARAGLPAPEGL comes from the coding sequence GTGACAGCCGCAACCATCGACGGGAAGGCCTTTGCCGCAGGGCTGCGTGCGCGGGTCGGTATCGCGGCGGCGGCCTTTGCCGCGCGCGCCGGCCGGCCGGCCGGTCTTGCCGTCGTCCTGGTCGGCGAGGATCCGGCGAGCCAGGTCTATGTCCGCTCCAAGGGCAAGGCGACTTTGGCGGCCAATATGGCGAGCTTCGAGCACAGGCTGCCCGCCGAGACCGGCCAGGACGATTTGCTGGCGCTGGTCGCGCGGCTCAATGCCGACGATGCGGTGGACGGCATCCTCGTCCAGTTGCCCCTGCCCGCCCAGATCGACGAGAAGGCGGTGCTCGACGCGATCGACCCGGCCAAGGACGTGGACGGATTCCATGTCCTCAATGCCGGGCGGCTGGCGGTGGGTGAGGAGGCGCTGGTGCCGTGCACGCCGCTGGGCTGCCTGATGCTGCTCAAGGACCGGCTGGGCGATCTGTCAGGCCTCGAGGCGGTGGTGATCGGCCGCTCCAACATCGTCGGCAAGCCGATGGCGCAGCTGCTGCTCGGGGAAAGCTGCACCGTCACGATCGCCCACAGCCGCACCCGCGATCTGCCCGGTGTCGTGCGTCGCGCCGACATCGTCGTCGCGGCGGTGGGCCGGCCGGAGATGGTGACGGGCGACTGGCTGAAGTCGGGCGCGACCGTGATCGATGTCGGCATCAACCGGATCGACGCGGGCGAAGGCAGGACGCGGCTGATCGGCGACGTGGATTTCGCCAGCGCCGCCGAGGTCGCGGGCGCGATCACGCCGGTACCGGGCGGGGTCGGGCCGATGACGATCGCCGTGCTGCTGCGCAACACCCTGGTCGCGGCCCACGCGCGGGCCGGGCTGCCGGCCCCGGAGGGACTGTGA
- a CDS encoding GtrA family protein, which translates to MGRGGGFAEIVGQLFRFGLVGGFVTGLYALVYSPLAGLGIVSPQIANLAGYFVAMVTGYVLHSRWSFRGHGTRDNTARTTSRFFIVSLVSLGLNALFVFLLTAPNMLAGPWWWPLIPILFVTPLVTFTLNRQWVFG; encoded by the coding sequence ATGGGGCGCGGCGGCGGATTCGCCGAAATCGTCGGACAGCTTTTCCGCTTCGGCCTGGTCGGCGGCTTCGTCACCGGGCTTTACGCGCTCGTCTATTCGCCGCTCGCCGGGCTCGGCATCGTCTCGCCGCAGATCGCCAATCTCGCCGGCTATTTCGTCGCGATGGTCACCGGCTATGTGCTGCACAGCCGCTGGAGCTTCCGGGGCCACGGCACGCGCGACAACACGGCCAGGACGACGAGCCGCTTCTTCATCGTGTCGCTGGTCAGCCTCGGCCTCAACGCACTGTTCGTGTTCCTCCTCACGGCGCCGAACATGCTGGCCGGGCCGTGGTGGTGGCCGCTTATCCCGATCCTGTTCGTCACGCCGCTGGTGACGTTCACCCTGAATCGCCAGTGGGTGTTCGGCTGA
- a CDS encoding PAS domain-containing protein translates to MRFRNRFMLGLLWRLALLLIAAFAFVAALARPDLGAAKVVAGLFVAGAAAMLWRHVQRTNMELARFIDAVKFGDFSQSFAHRGDGSGFSELGGVLDEALKRLRDDKHKLIDANRFYEAVLDDAPTALLTVDGDGKVELANKAARRLLIRHKGVRIEDFREYGEAFADALAGGAVKRPRLVPLLSDGVPQTMLVSAAVVHRLGGLVRVVAVQPIQGELNAIEIAAQSDLIRVLTHEIMNSMTPVTSLAHSAAGLMRSVDRGGNADIADARAAVETLARRADGVMSFVESYRQISRAPEVRRREIDILAWAGELDALFRAADGTESIAFEARVEAAMPPLDADPDLMSQVLINLLRNAADAARSHGASPRVTLSFARTGSGRTRIEVEDNGPGVPEGLKQDIFLPFFTTKTKGTGVGLSLARQIVLAHRGSITIDSGAEGGALFRIVI, encoded by the coding sequence ATGCGTTTCCGGAACCGCTTCATGCTCGGCCTGCTGTGGCGGCTGGCGCTGCTGCTGATCGCGGCCTTCGCCTTCGTCGCGGCGCTGGCGCGGCCCGACCTCGGCGCCGCCAAGGTCGTCGCCGGCCTGTTCGTCGCGGGCGCGGCGGCGATGCTGTGGCGGCATGTCCAGCGCACGAACATGGAGCTGGCGCGCTTCATCGACGCGGTGAAGTTCGGCGATTTCAGCCAGAGCTTCGCCCATCGCGGCGACGGCAGCGGCTTTTCCGAGCTGGGCGGGGTGCTCGACGAGGCGCTGAAGCGGCTGCGCGACGACAAGCACAAGCTGATCGACGCCAACCGCTTCTACGAGGCGGTGCTGGACGATGCGCCGACCGCGCTGCTGACGGTGGACGGCGACGGCAAGGTCGAGCTCGCCAACAAGGCGGCGCGCCGGCTGCTGATCCGCCACAAAGGCGTCCGGATCGAGGATTTCCGCGAATATGGCGAGGCCTTCGCCGACGCGCTTGCGGGCGGCGCGGTCAAGCGCCCGCGCCTCGTGCCGCTGCTCAGCGACGGCGTGCCGCAGACGATGCTGGTGAGCGCGGCGGTGGTGCACCGGCTGGGCGGGCTGGTTCGCGTGGTCGCGGTGCAGCCGATCCAGGGCGAGCTGAACGCGATCGAGATCGCCGCGCAGAGCGACCTCATCCGGGTGCTCACGCACGAAATCATGAATTCGATGACCCCGGTCACCAGCCTGGCGCACAGCGCGGCGGGGCTGATGCGGAGCGTCGACAGGGGCGGCAACGCCGACATCGCCGACGCGCGCGCCGCGGTCGAGACGCTGGCGCGGCGGGCGGACGGCGTGATGAGCTTCGTCGAAAGCTATCGCCAGATCAGCCGCGCGCCGGAAGTGCGCCGCCGCGAGATCGACATCCTTGCCTGGGCCGGGGAACTCGACGCCCTGTTCCGCGCCGCCGACGGGACGGAGAGCATCGCGTTCGAGGCAAGGGTGGAGGCGGCGATGCCGCCGCTCGACGCCGATCCGGACCTGATGAGCCAGGTGCTGATCAACCTGCTGCGCAATGCCGCCGACGCGGCGCGCAGCCATGGAGCGAGCCCGCGCGTCACCCTCAGCTTCGCGCGCACCGGATCGGGCCGGACGCGGATCGAGGTGGAGGACAACGGCCCCGGCGTGCCGGAGGGGCTCAAGCAGGACATCTTCCTGCCCTTCTTCACCACCAAGACGAAAGGGACGGGCGTGGGGCTGAGCCTCGCGCGGCAGATCGTGCTCGCCCATCGCGGCTCGATCACTATCGACAGCGGCGCCGAGGGCGGCGCGCTGTTCAGGATCGTGATCTAG
- a CDS encoding glycosyltransferase family 2 protein — MPVPLSIVVPCYNEEACLAELHRRLTAAAKAAVGEGYEIVLVDDGSRDRTWEIMRELAASDPRLVAVNLSRNHGHQLALTAGLDLCAGERILIIDADLQDPPELLGDMLAKLEAEQADVVYAVRRARAGETAFKRGTAKVFYRLLSKLADIEIPLDTGDFRLMSRRALDALLSLPEQARFIRGMVAWVGFRQVPIAYDRAERLAGETNYPLRKMLRLATDAVTGFSTAPLRFASHIGLALVAASLLLVLYIGVAFLTGRAIQGWTSLMLVVVVLGAVQMFVLGMIGEYLGRLYIEAKRRPLYIVSEIAGAAGEGPRRLGHVAQRRETIATSETPGGKGRRPRT; from the coding sequence ATGCCCGTGCCGCTGTCGATCGTGGTTCCCTGCTACAACGAGGAGGCGTGCCTCGCCGAGCTGCACCGCCGCCTGACCGCCGCGGCGAAGGCGGCAGTCGGCGAGGGCTACGAGATCGTGCTGGTCGATGACGGCTCGCGCGACCGGACATGGGAGATCATGCGGGAGCTGGCCGCGTCCGATCCCCGCCTGGTCGCGGTCAATCTGTCGCGCAATCACGGTCACCAGCTCGCGCTCACCGCCGGGCTCGACCTGTGCGCGGGGGAACGCATCCTGATCATCGACGCGGACCTTCAGGATCCGCCCGAGCTGCTCGGCGACATGCTCGCGAAGCTGGAGGCCGAGCAGGCGGACGTGGTTTATGCAGTGCGCCGAGCGCGCGCCGGCGAGACGGCGTTCAAGCGCGGCACCGCCAAGGTCTTCTACCGCCTGCTCTCCAAGCTCGCCGACATCGAGATCCCGCTCGACACCGGCGATTTCCGGCTGATGAGCCGCCGCGCGCTCGATGCGCTGCTCAGCCTGCCGGAGCAGGCGCGCTTCATCCGCGGCATGGTCGCCTGGGTCGGTTTCCGCCAGGTGCCCATCGCCTACGACCGGGCCGAGCGGCTGGCGGGCGAGACCAATTATCCGCTGCGCAAGATGCTGCGCCTCGCCACCGACGCGGTCACCGGCTTCTCGACCGCCCCGCTCCGCTTCGCCAGCCATATCGGCCTCGCCCTGGTCGCGGCTTCGCTGCTGCTTGTCCTCTATATCGGCGTCGCCTTCCTCACCGGCCGGGCGATCCAGGGCTGGACCTCGCTGATGCTGGTCGTCGTCGTGCTGGGCGCGGTCCAGATGTTCGTGCTCGGCATGATCGGCGAATATCTCGGCCGGCTGTATATCGAGGCGAAGCGCCGCCCACTCTACATCGTGTCCGAAATCGCGGGCGCGGCCGGCGAAGGGCCGCGCCGGCTCGGCCATGTCGCTCAGCGCCGCGAGACGATCGCGACCAGCGAGACCCCCGGCGGAAAAGGCAGGCGGCCGAGGACATAG
- a CDS encoding Rrf2 family transcriptional regulator: MLSQRTRYTIRALLHLADRYGEGPVQLGEIAAAQNLPPKFLTVILSQMRRAGLVETMRGREGGYWLARPPEEISYGEIVRLTRGSIGLLPCASRLAYEKCKNCISEDKCRLHRAMLRVRDETARILDGLSLADPVAIDPPVERETA; this comes from the coding sequence ATGCTTTCTCAACGGACGCGGTACACAATCCGGGCGCTGCTCCATCTTGCCGACCGCTATGGCGAGGGGCCGGTCCAGCTCGGCGAGATCGCGGCCGCGCAGAATCTGCCGCCCAAATTCCTGACTGTGATCCTCTCCCAGATGCGCCGCGCCGGCCTGGTCGAGACGATGCGCGGGCGCGAGGGCGGCTATTGGCTCGCCCGCCCGCCGGAGGAGATCAGCTATGGCGAGATCGTCCGGCTGACACGCGGCTCGATCGGCCTGCTGCCCTGCGCCAGCCGGCTGGCCTATGAGAAGTGCAAGAACTGCATTTCGGAAGACAAATGCCGGCTGCACCGCGCCATGCTGCGCGTCCGTGACGAAACCGCGCGCATTCTCGACGGGCTCAGTCTCGCCGATCCGGTCGCGATCGATCCGCCGGTGGAGCGGGAGACCGCATGA
- a CDS encoding NAAT family transporter, which yields MTELFISAFVTFFVVIDPPGCAPIFASLTTEAEARQRRAMAIRAVLVATGILVFFGLLGEDLLRVLGISLDAFRIAGGIMLFLIAIDMVFEKRTERRENRAQEVSASEVNDVSVFPMAIPMIAGPGSIASIMLLMARTEGTAQSLVVFGALAATLLLTLVALLAAGPLMRRLGHKMEAMITRLLGVILAALATQFVLDGIERSFSL from the coding sequence GTGACCGAGCTCTTCATCTCCGCCTTCGTCACTTTCTTCGTGGTGATCGATCCGCCGGGCTGCGCGCCGATCTTCGCCAGCCTGACGACCGAGGCCGAAGCCCGGCAGCGCCGCGCGATGGCGATCCGCGCCGTGCTGGTCGCGACCGGTATCCTGGTCTTCTTCGGCCTGCTCGGCGAGGATCTGCTGCGCGTGCTGGGCATCAGCCTCGACGCCTTCCGCATCGCGGGCGGCATCATGCTGTTCCTGATCGCGATCGACATGGTGTTCGAGAAGCGCACCGAACGGCGCGAGAACCGCGCGCAGGAGGTGAGCGCCAGCGAGGTGAACGACGTCTCCGTCTTCCCGATGGCGATCCCGATGATCGCCGGGCCGGGCTCGATCGCGTCCATCATGCTGCTGATGGCGCGCACCGAGGGGACGGCGCAGTCGCTGGTCGTGTTCGGCGCGCTGGCCGCGACCTTGCTGCTGACCCTGGTCGCCCTGCTCGCCGCCGGGCCGCTGATGCGGCGGCTGGGCCACAAGATGGAGGCGATGATCACCCGGCTGCTCGGCGTCATCCTCGCCGCGCTCGCCACCCAGTTCGTGCTGGACGGGATCGAGCGCAGCTTCAGTTTGTGA